One region of Aurantimonas sp. HBX-1 genomic DNA includes:
- the pufC gene encoding photosynthetic reaction center cytochrome PufC → MRSAPIVLSIVAGALALLGLAIPPWILPPIETTSTGAPGTGLEILRDGDRQLQYAALPVPLEPADNEGSPLASEIYANVQVLGNLTDAEFTRLMLAITEWVAPVQGCEYCHDLTSEEGFASDALYTKVVSRTMLRMVQHINAQWAEHVAPSGVTCYTCHRGQNVPPALWYAQEEPSGDQFLGKPQAWHLEAKSVLQFFSDVPYTQYLTADPLTANIISRDPFAGSDVPRVTTEQAENLYILMMQMSEALGVNCTYCHNSRSFVDWTQSTPFRWIAYWGIRMVRDINADYIEPLASVFPANRKGPLGDPGKVNCRTCHYGNNKPLGGYNLLEHYLAGLTVDGQLPDPGPKQAIILGQAQPVAQVGPDADAAQPGPVAPPVSGEAIEQSVEPAGEGTGLPSPGEPGAPAADPTLGGTVTPVPEAPGAPAAPPPGPSDARAPDGTAPQAPVPGGPGTPPPGPDANEAPSTGQPPSNPPAPPPPPAAAPTPAAPAATPAPPASAPPAAAPAAPPAPPAAAPPAAEAPAQAPTTIVPAPQN, encoded by the coding sequence ATGAGATCCGCTCCCATCGTCCTTTCCATCGTCGCGGGCGCCCTGGCGCTGCTCGGGCTGGCGATACCGCCCTGGATCCTGCCGCCGATCGAGACCACCTCGACCGGCGCGCCGGGGACCGGGCTGGAGATACTCCGGGACGGCGACCGCCAGCTGCAATATGCCGCGCTCCCGGTGCCGCTGGAACCGGCCGACAACGAGGGAAGCCCGCTGGCCAGCGAGATCTACGCCAACGTTCAGGTTCTGGGTAACCTGACCGACGCGGAGTTCACCCGACTGATGCTGGCGATCACCGAATGGGTCGCACCGGTTCAGGGGTGCGAATACTGCCACGACCTGACGTCCGAGGAGGGCTTCGCCAGCGACGCCCTGTACACGAAGGTCGTGTCCCGCACGATGCTTCGCATGGTCCAGCACATCAACGCCCAGTGGGCCGAGCATGTCGCCCCCTCGGGCGTGACCTGCTACACCTGCCATCGCGGCCAGAACGTGCCGCCGGCGCTGTGGTACGCGCAGGAAGAACCCTCGGGCGACCAGTTCCTCGGCAAGCCGCAGGCCTGGCACCTCGAGGCCAAGTCGGTTCTCCAGTTCTTCTCGGACGTGCCCTACACCCAGTACCTCACGGCCGACCCGCTGACGGCGAACATCATCTCGCGCGATCCGTTTGCCGGCTCCGACGTGCCGCGCGTCACGACGGAGCAGGCGGAGAACCTCTACATCCTGATGATGCAGATGTCGGAAGCGCTCGGGGTCAACTGCACCTACTGCCACAACTCCCGCTCCTTCGTGGACTGGACGCAGTCGACGCCGTTCCGCTGGATCGCCTATTGGGGCATCCGGATGGTCCGGGACATCAACGCCGATTACATCGAGCCACTGGCCTCGGTATTCCCTGCCAACCGCAAGGGCCCGCTCGGCGACCCGGGCAAGGTCAACTGCCGCACCTGCCACTACGGCAACAACAAGCCACTCGGCGGCTACAACCTGCTCGAGCATTATCTGGCCGGTCTGACGGTTGACGGGCAGCTGCCGGACCCGGGTCCGAAACAGGCGATCATCCTCGGCCAGGCCCAGCCCGTTGCCCAGGTCGGACCCGATGCCGACGCCGCGCAGCCGGGCCCGGTGGCGCCACCGGTGTCGGGGGAAGCGATCGAGCAGTCGGTCGAGCCCGCCGGCGAAGGCACCGGGCTGCCGTCGCCGGGCGAGCCGGGCGCGCCGGCTGCCGACCCGACCCTCGGCGGTACGGTCACCCCGGTGCCGGAGGCGCCGGGTGCCCCCGCCGCGCCGCCGCCGGGTCCGAGCGATGCGCGGGCCCCCGACGGAACCGCGCCACAGGCACCGGTTCCCGGCGGTCCCGGGACACCGCCTCCGGGGCCGGACGCCAACGAAGCGCCCTCGACCGGCCAGCCGCCGAGCAATCCGCCAGCGCCGCCCCCGCCACCGGCAGCCGCACCCACACCGGCGGCACCCGCGGCGACACCTGCACCCCCCGCATCAGCCCCGCCAGCGGCGGCACCGGCGGCGCCACCCGCCCCCCCGGCGGCAGCCCCG